One genomic window of Caldivirga maquilingensis IC-167 includes the following:
- a CDS encoding YkgJ family cysteine cluster protein, which yields MGKFTCLHCDNCCFFEREEQGPLVFSDEVKRLRRLAKERGVELTFREIKVNGVTMYRWIILGYCPFYDKDNKLCTIHSVKPLACKMYPLLFNPRTGEVLVSKDCPWVEETVKNGGINLSDFPEEAKALHRVVIRLSKGSSNG from the coding sequence GTGGGTAAGTTCACGTGCCTTCACTGCGACAACTGCTGCTTCTTTGAACGTGAGGAGCAGGGACCCTTAGTGTTCAGTGATGAGGTTAAGAGACTTAGGAGATTAGCTAAAGAAAGGGGGGTTGAGTTAACCTTCAGGGAGATTAAGGTTAATGGGGTTACAATGTATAGGTGGATCATATTGGGTTACTGCCCATTCTATGATAAGGATAATAAACTATGCACAATACATTCGGTTAAGCCACTTGCCTGCAAAATGTATCCACTATTGTTTAACCCAAGGACTGGTGAAGTGTTGGTGTCTAAGGATTGCCCATGGGTTGAGGAGACTGTTAAGAACGGTGGCATTAACCTAAGTGACTTCCCTGAGGAGGCTAAGGCGCTTCATAGGGTTGTGATTAGGCTTAGTAAGGGTAGTTCAAATGGTTAA
- the cysS gene encoding cysteine--tRNA ligase has translation MMVFNTATKMTEQFRLMKAGVARGYVCGLTPYDEAHVGHARVAVFFDLFRRYLEYLGINVRLVTNFTDIDDKIIEAARKEFGDDLINHWYEVPSRYIKKYLDYMDALYVKRAYAYPKVTENVQDMVKWIDELVRRGNAYVADGSVYFDVTKVPNYGEFSGQRINELIAGARVEPEPGKRNPLDFALWKAWKPNEPWWDSPWGPGRPGWHLECVVMSSKYLGVPFDFHGGGQDLVFPHHENEIAIAKVYYGLRLFARYWIHVGLVNIGGEKMSKSLGNIIPISDVLSKYDAEAVRLYFLNTHYRKPIDFSFSGIEAMENTLRGIYASFDYLIQLMNEASEKGTSDEAVTNDAFKFMVNFENALNDDFNTPAAVSELINLSNYINSRIVYQPEKVSKYSISQLLNVLSYMSQILGVLNRTRINPVLVDLINTLIKVRQSLRERKLYDAADLIREELGKLGIVLGDYGGRTYWFIDRKRLNLP, from the coding sequence ATAATGGTATTCAACACCGCCACTAAGATGACTGAGCAATTCAGGCTAATGAAGGCCGGGGTCGCTAGGGGTTACGTATGCGGTTTAACACCTTACGATGAGGCGCATGTGGGTCATGCAAGGGTAGCAGTATTCTTCGACTTATTTAGAAGGTACTTGGAGTACCTGGGCATTAACGTTAGGTTGGTGACTAATTTCACGGATATTGATGATAAGATAATTGAGGCTGCTAGAAAGGAGTTTGGGGATGATTTAATTAACCATTGGTATGAGGTGCCCTCAAGGTACATTAAGAAGTACCTAGACTACATGGATGCCCTCTACGTTAAGAGAGCTTACGCATACCCCAAGGTCACTGAGAACGTGCAGGATATGGTTAAGTGGATTGATGAACTAGTGAGGAGGGGTAACGCCTACGTCGCCGATGGTTCAGTGTACTTTGATGTAACCAAGGTACCTAATTACGGTGAATTCTCGGGGCAGAGGATTAATGAGTTAATTGCAGGGGCTAGGGTTGAGCCGGAGCCGGGTAAGAGGAATCCACTGGATTTCGCCCTTTGGAAGGCTTGGAAACCCAATGAACCCTGGTGGGATAGTCCATGGGGACCCGGTAGACCTGGATGGCACCTGGAGTGCGTTGTAATGTCGTCTAAGTACCTTGGAGTACCCTTTGATTTCCATGGCGGTGGACAGGACCTAGTGTTTCCTCACCATGAGAATGAGATCGCCATAGCCAAGGTTTACTATGGGCTTAGGTTATTCGCAAGGTACTGGATACACGTTGGTTTAGTTAACATTGGTGGTGAGAAGATGAGTAAATCCCTCGGCAACATAATACCGATAAGTGACGTACTCAGTAAGTATGATGCAGAGGCGGTTAGGTTATACTTCCTGAACACCCACTATAGGAAACCCATTGACTTCAGCTTCAGTGGTATTGAGGCTATGGAAAACACCCTGAGGGGTATTTACGCAAGCTTCGATTACTTAATCCAACTAATGAATGAGGCTTCTGAGAAGGGTACTAGTGATGAAGCAGTGACTAATGATGCTTTTAAATTCATGGTTAACTTCGAGAACGCACTTAACGATGACTTCAATACCCCTGCAGCCGTATCTGAGTTAATTAACTTAAGTAACTATATCAACTCAAGGATAGTTTACCAGCCTGAGAAGGTTTCCAAGTACTCTATTTCGCAATTATTAAATGTTTTATCATACATGAGTCAAATCTTAGGCGTGCTTAATAGGACTAGGATTAATCCAGTTCTCGTTGATTTAATAAATACGTTAATTAAGGTTAGGCAGAGTTTAAGGGAGAGGAAGCTTTACGACGCAGCGGACTTAATTAGGGAGGAGTTGGGTAAACTGGGTATTGTTTTAGGTGACTATGGTGGTAGGACTTACTGGTTCATTGATAGGAAGAGGCTTAACTTACCTTAA
- a CDS encoding SIS domain-containing protein, protein MSSMIQDILEIPRSLDSLSLMINDIRKLGSLHRGLGKVFLVGAGSSYYASMYAASHALSSGLSKCIYAIPSSEFIYNYSKMIDSSSLVIAVSRSGETAETLEALRIAKSNGARTIMLSISDSGRNVGYIDNYVFVNIGQERSIVMTKSFITLSAAAAILLKIITGIEQDFTSIIKVLSTCMGNIIKDRDLNNRLTGITEDWINNGISRFIFLGHGSSYPIALEAALKFEETSYVAVQALNTLEIRHGPIATIGERQAVVMLNQSGVMSTAAVKLLSELRERSKGTETRVIMVTTDDNLRDLDDAIHVPCRTGAEEWGALALILPMYLLANQYALRRGINIEEPRNLTRVVKNF, encoded by the coding sequence ATGTCAAGCATGATCCAGGATATCTTGGAGATCCCTAGATCACTGGATTCGCTTTCATTAATGATTAATGATATTAGGAAATTAGGTTCATTGCATAGGGGACTGGGGAAGGTTTTTCTAGTTGGTGCTGGTTCATCATACTACGCCTCAATGTATGCTGCATCCCATGCTTTAAGTAGTGGGTTAAGTAAATGCATTTACGCAATCCCATCATCAGAATTCATATACAACTACTCTAAGATGATTGATTCATCAAGCCTAGTAATTGCAGTATCCCGCTCCGGGGAGACCGCTGAAACCCTTGAGGCCTTGAGGATTGCTAAGAGTAATGGTGCTAGGACAATAATGCTAAGTATTAGTGATAGTGGACGCAATGTAGGGTATATTGATAACTATGTCTTCGTAAATATTGGTCAAGAGAGGAGCATAGTCATGACTAAGAGCTTCATTACGCTCTCAGCTGCTGCGGCAATTCTCTTAAAAATCATTACAGGTATTGAACAGGACTTTACAAGTATTATTAAGGTTTTATCAACATGCATGGGGAATATTATTAAAGACCGTGATTTAAACAATAGATTAACTGGAATTACTGAGGATTGGATTAATAATGGTATTAGTAGATTCATATTCCTTGGTCATGGGTCATCATACCCCATAGCCCTTGAAGCAGCCTTAAAGTTTGAGGAGACATCATATGTTGCTGTTCAGGCATTAAACACCCTTGAGATTAGGCATGGACCAATAGCCACTATTGGCGAGAGGCAGGCTGTAGTTATGCTTAATCAATCAGGAGTAATGAGCACGGCTGCAGTTAAGTTGCTTAGTGAATTAAGGGAGAGGAGTAAAGGCACTGAGACTAGGGTAATTATGGTTACTACCGATGATAATTTAAGGGACTTAGATGATGCAATACATGTACCATGCAGGACTGGGGCTGAGGAATGGGGTGCCTTAGCGTTAATTTTACCAATGTATCTGTTGGCTAATCAATATGCCTTGAGGAGAGGTATTAATATTGAAGAACCAAGGAACCTAACTAGGGTTGTTAAGAACTTTTAA
- a CDS encoding DNA primase large subunit: MRTESCGISELVSKYPFTRSGRSIIEEVGIRVSELMSREFEPIVNDALRMLEALIKNGEHAKLNFSVRDVAVSRYIAYVLTASMDKRIWRRIADSESKIFSNMVKLSYLNKPNLECIKEVARELELRIIGVGEVSSLVAKRLNLQGQVLMPKPFMYAVSIWDYLRNSPRNDPNWVLGTRPIIHGYILLTQHDVYRIIEEAVENKAITMISKLGSNLDLFKELIDSVNDRLKAIEESAPQVRYRVSRRVLPKGDPPCVTAIINELKAGGNPSHMARFTLATYMLHRCVAEGKEREECVDEVLEPFTHAADYNEKITRYQVEHLAGLRGGRKFYTPPSCQELNSLGLCPTNLGCGVKNPIQFIRGSTKVEGAE, translated from the coding sequence ATGCGTACTGAATCATGCGGAATTAGTGAACTGGTGAGCAAGTATCCATTTACCAGGAGTGGACGAAGCATTATCGAGGAGGTGGGTATTAGAGTTAGTGAGTTAATGAGCAGGGAGTTTGAGCCAATTGTTAATGATGCATTAAGAATGCTTGAGGCATTGATTAAGAATGGTGAACACGCTAAGCTAAACTTTAGTGTGAGGGATGTGGCTGTGTCAAGGTACATAGCCTATGTTCTAACAGCCTCAATGGATAAGAGAATTTGGAGGAGAATAGCCGATTCAGAGAGTAAAATATTCTCAAACATGGTTAAGTTGAGTTACTTAAATAAGCCTAACTTAGAATGCATTAAGGAGGTTGCTAGGGAACTTGAATTAAGGATTATAGGTGTTGGTGAAGTATCATCATTAGTTGCTAAGCGGCTTAACCTGCAGGGTCAAGTGCTAATGCCTAAGCCATTCATGTACGCGGTCTCCATTTGGGATTACTTAAGGAATAGCCCTAGGAATGATCCAAACTGGGTCCTGGGTACTAGACCAATTATCCATGGTTACATCCTCCTAACACAGCATGATGTCTACAGGATTATTGAAGAAGCCGTGGAGAATAAGGCGATTACAATGATAAGTAAACTAGGCAGTAACCTAGACCTCTTTAAGGAACTCATAGATAGTGTTAATGATAGGCTTAAGGCTATTGAGGAGTCTGCACCCCAGGTTAGGTATAGGGTTAGTAGGAGGGTTTTACCTAAGGGTGATCCACCATGTGTAACAGCTATAATTAATGAGCTTAAGGCTGGTGGCAACCCAAGCCACATGGCTAGGTTCACCTTAGCCACCTACATGCTCCACAGGTGTGTGGCTGAGGGTAAGGAGAGGGAGGAGTGTGTTGATGAGGTTCTAGAGCCCTTTACGCATGCTGCTGATTATAATGAGAAGATAACTAGATACCAGGTGGAGCACTTGGCTGGCCTTAGGGGTGGTAGGAAATTCTACACCCCACCCTCATGTCAAGAGTTGAATAGCCTAGGGTTATGCCCAACTAACCTAGGCTGCGGTGTCAAGAATCCCATTCAATTCATACGTGGTTCGACTAAGGTTGAGGGGGCGGAATGA
- a CDS encoding DUF2208 family protein, whose product MSYTMTSKPMTYVLWVATPVAFAAFFAWGQVIKNYWMPIGLFIAYFILIFGISAYAGYKSYSRNRREGEQYRRRQALSRLTGDDIKKAMERDYELPKEYSALSKKMFLNLGIMIVLLIAVLLVYSTLFNKIAEVISALLGSTSMAQSTVEFLRYFITYLIMFGIWFAVFYVVARYTGLPYLSQNTSMMQNMPYIPTKSITFYKDAVIFDDLYVLKAPLDADSVMVDEKRRFVEIVLKKPMSNLPYRRLRIYTRDPRGVWEKYVSKYLETQVKVEEVKRPEPEPEKPREYRCPYCGALLSEDWEYCPKCGRKIPWDELRKAYE is encoded by the coding sequence ATGTCTTACACAATGACATCTAAGCCTATGACGTATGTGCTTTGGGTAGCTACCCCAGTTGCCTTTGCGGCATTCTTCGCATGGGGGCAGGTTATTAAGAATTACTGGATGCCAATAGGCTTATTCATAGCATACTTCATACTAATATTCGGTATATCAGCTTATGCTGGCTATAAGTCATACTCAAGGAATAGGAGGGAGGGTGAACAGTATAGGAGGAGACAGGCCTTAAGTAGGTTAACTGGTGATGATATTAAGAAGGCCATGGAGAGGGATTATGAGTTACCTAAGGAGTACTCAGCTTTAAGTAAGAAGATGTTCCTTAACCTAGGCATAATGATAGTTCTACTGATTGCTGTACTACTGGTTTACTCAACCTTATTCAATAAGATAGCTGAAGTCATATCAGCATTACTGGGCAGTACATCAATGGCTCAGTCAACGGTGGAGTTCCTGAGATACTTCATAACCTACCTAATAATGTTTGGGATATGGTTCGCCGTCTTCTATGTTGTAGCTAGGTATACTGGTTTACCGTACCTAAGCCAAAACACCTCAATGATGCAGAACATGCCTTACATACCCACTAAGAGCATTACCTTCTATAAGGATGCAGTAATATTTGATGACCTTTACGTACTCAAGGCACCCTTAGATGCGGATAGCGTAATGGTTGATGAGAAGAGGAGGTTCGTGGAGATTGTTCTTAAGAAGCCAATGAGTAATTTACCATACCGTAGGCTCAGAATATACACCAGGGATCCCAGGGGTGTTTGGGAGAAGTACGTAAGTAAGTACCTTGAGACACAGGTGAAGGTTGAGGAGGTTAAACGCCCTGAACCTGAACCTGAAAAGCCAAGGGAATACAGGTGCCCGTACTGTGGTGCATTATTAAGCGAGGATTGGGAGTACTGCCCTAAATGCGGTAGAAAGATTCCATGGGATGAGTTAAGGAAGGCGTATGAATAA
- a CDS encoding PIG-L deacetylase family protein, translating to MFIEDKLTEYIKGIRVNGNLVNLLRSANRIIAFSPHPDDVEVIAGGYLAMMSDKGASVKVIVVSDGRMGMGSMEYAVDEVVAIRRREELEAMRILGVHDVEFLNYIDSEVPEPGILRRDFIRVIRSFKPDVAVTVDPSLPYEAHPDHVNTGLAVMQAVLFHGIPRVLSEYKVESQPPVLALGATVRLNAIVCINDVIDKEINALRTHKNPIHQ from the coding sequence TTGTTCATTGAGGATAAGTTAACGGAGTACATTAAGGGTATTAGGGTTAATGGGAACTTGGTTAACTTGCTTAGGTCAGCTAATAGAATTATTGCTTTCTCCCCGCATCCAGATGATGTGGAGGTTATTGCTGGTGGTTACTTAGCAATGATGAGTGATAAGGGTGCTTCAGTTAAGGTTATTGTGGTTAGTGATGGCAGGATGGGTATGGGTTCCATGGAGTACGCTGTTGATGAGGTAGTGGCGATTAGGAGGCGTGAGGAGCTTGAGGCCATGAGGATACTTGGTGTTCATGATGTTGAATTCCTTAATTACATTGATTCCGAGGTTCCTGAACCGGGAATCCTTAGGAGGGATTTCATTAGAGTTATTAGGAGTTTTAAACCTGATGTTGCTGTAACGGTGGATCCAAGCCTACCCTATGAGGCTCACCCAGACCACGTGAACACCGGCCTAGCTGTAATGCAGGCGGTTTTGTTTCACGGTATCCCAAGGGTCTTAAGTGAGTATAAGGTTGAGTCTCAACCACCAGTATTAGCTCTAGGCGCCACCGTTAGGCTGAATGCCATAGTATGCATTAATGATGTGATCGATAAGGAAATTAACGCGTTAAGGACGCATAAAAACCCAATTCACCAATGA
- a CDS encoding Lrp/AsnC family transcriptional regulator has product MMDELDIKILESLQRNGRITVSRLAELLNKPRTTIMSRLARLESSKIILGYKTVIDPIQMGYTIQAYVLLTVRRVPGATKPSQVALAERIIYDSDNEKDLPWVEEAQVVTGQYDLVLKVWAKDLKQLSNFLIRYLPTHPDVVKSETMIVLENVATWRNRNMPIR; this is encoded by the coding sequence ATGATGGATGAATTAGATATTAAAATCCTGGAATCCCTGCAAAGAAATGGGAGAATCACAGTATCCAGGTTAGCTGAGTTACTTAATAAACCTAGGACAACGATAATGAGTAGATTAGCCCGATTAGAGTCAAGTAAAATAATATTGGGCTATAAGACTGTTATTGACCCAATTCAAATGGGTTATACGATACAGGCTTATGTCCTCTTAACAGTCAGGAGAGTTCCTGGGGCGACTAAGCCTAGTCAAGTCGCCTTAGCTGAGAGGATAATATATGATTCAGATAATGAAAAGGACCTACCCTGGGTTGAGGAGGCTCAGGTTGTTACTGGGCAATATGACTTAGTGCTTAAGGTTTGGGCCAAGGACCTTAAGCAGCTCTCAAACTTTCTAATAAGATACCTACCCACGCACCCGGATGTGGTTAAGTCTGAGACCATGATTGTTCTTGAGAACGTGGCCACTTGGAGAAATAGGAACATGCCTATTAGGTAG
- a CDS encoding alpha-glucosidase/alpha-galactosidase, whose translation MASRHGFKIALIGAGSAAWAIGLIKDLALIPSLSGSTVVLMDIDEDRLALVSRFAKRYVSEVKGNLNIVTTTDRREAIRDADFVVNSTLAKGHGHYERMREVSEKYGYYRGINSVEWNMVSDYHTIWGYYQFKLALDIANDVVDYAPNAWLLNVSNPVFELTTLISRETKARVIGLCDGYYAYRDLLRVLGLEEGKAEVEVIGVNHDDWLTRLKYNGEDAYHLIDEWISTKSSQYFEKWREEQSNPFDVHVSPVAVDMYRMYGLWPIGDTVRSGTWKYHWDLKTKQYWYGPLGGPDSEIGWAMYLTWHKIEFNELKRALENEAKPLTDYIPPVRSEGEPVTMVIEAIVEDSGKVIEVNVPNQDAIPGIPSDVAVEMPARVDAKGVHRLSFSNLPKAWGKVLKYAIMPRVIRGEWAIEAFLGGGRDTLFNWLIIDPRTKSSDQVNQVIDAILKIPGNEEMAKHFS comes from the coding sequence ATGGCATCTAGGCATGGTTTTAAGATAGCCCTAATAGGGGCTGGTAGTGCGGCGTGGGCTATTGGTCTTATTAAGGACCTAGCCCTAATACCAAGCTTAAGCGGTAGTACCGTGGTTTTAATGGATATTGATGAGGATAGGTTAGCTTTAGTTAGTAGGTTTGCCAAGAGGTATGTTTCTGAGGTTAAGGGTAATTTAAACATAGTTACCACCACTGATAGGAGGGAGGCTATTAGGGATGCTGACTTCGTGGTTAACTCAACCCTGGCTAAGGGGCATGGGCACTATGAAAGGATGAGGGAGGTTTCTGAGAAGTACGGGTACTATAGGGGTATTAATAGTGTTGAGTGGAACATGGTGTCTGATTACCACACAATATGGGGCTACTACCAGTTTAAACTAGCCCTAGATATAGCTAATGATGTGGTGGATTACGCACCTAATGCATGGTTACTTAACGTATCTAACCCGGTCTTCGAGTTAACAACATTGATTAGTAGGGAGACTAAGGCTAGGGTTATTGGGTTGTGTGACGGCTACTACGCCTATAGGGATTTACTCAGGGTTCTTGGTCTCGAGGAGGGTAAGGCTGAGGTTGAGGTTATTGGTGTTAATCATGATGACTGGTTAACTAGGCTTAAGTACAATGGCGAAGACGCATACCACCTTATTGATGAGTGGATCAGCACTAAGTCCAGTCAATACTTCGAGAAGTGGAGGGAGGAGCAGAGTAACCCCTTTGATGTTCATGTTTCACCAGTGGCGGTTGACATGTATAGGATGTATGGCCTATGGCCAATAGGGGACACCGTTAGGAGTGGTACATGGAAGTACCACTGGGATCTTAAGACCAAGCAATACTGGTATGGGCCACTCGGTGGACCTGACTCAGAGATTGGGTGGGCCATGTACTTAACGTGGCATAAGATCGAGTTCAATGAGCTTAAGAGGGCGCTTGAGAATGAGGCTAAGCCATTAACAGACTACATACCGCCAGTTAGAAGTGAGGGTGAGCCGGTTACAATGGTTATTGAGGCTATTGTTGAGGATAGTGGTAAGGTAATTGAGGTTAATGTACCTAATCAGGATGCAATACCTGGAATACCCAGTGATGTGGCTGTTGAAATGCCGGCTAGGGTGGATGCTAAGGGTGTTCATAGATTAAGCTTCAGTAACCTACCTAAGGCGTGGGGTAAGGTGCTTAAGTACGCTATAATGCCTAGGGTAATTAGGGGTGAGTGGGCGATTGAGGCATTCCTAGGGGGTGGTAGAGACACGTTATTTAACTGGCTTATAATTGATCCAAGGACTAAGTCCAGTGATCAAGTCAACCAGGTTATAGATGCAATACTTAAAATACCTGGAAATGAGGAAATGGCTAAACACTTCAGTTAA
- a CDS encoding BadF/BadG/BcrA/BcrD ATPase family protein, giving the protein MVIIALDSGKTKTNAVAIDDSLNVLCRVSDRGGGLIYSDEVIMNALMNVIVECMRVMGIRVNDIDVIAVSWADLDTEAYWIKASRIINELARRINIPRSKLVFDHDAVAAYYAVTLGEPGVAVIAGTGAIALGVNARGERARSSGWGWLIGDEGSAGWIALKALNAASRAYDGRGPWTSLVNRLKDYFKVKDLLSILDVMYAEPPEIDKLAKLAILVSEEAEGGDEVSVNILKEAGRELALNAVTVAKRLGMINESIVVGGVGSVFSSRIVNEEFRKVISNSLVKAKVKEPLIGNYSLLGPIIMSLSRINKKITNTDVEKLLKEL; this is encoded by the coding sequence ATGGTTATTATTGCCTTAGATTCAGGTAAGACTAAGACTAATGCGGTGGCAATTGATGATAGTCTCAATGTGTTATGTAGGGTAAGTGATAGGGGTGGTGGGTTAATTTATAGTGATGAAGTTATAATGAATGCCTTGATGAATGTTATAGTAGAATGCATGAGGGTAATGGGGATTAGGGTTAATGATATTGATGTCATTGCCGTAAGTTGGGCCGACTTGGATACTGAGGCCTATTGGATTAAGGCAAGTAGAATCATTAATGAGCTGGCTAGGAGAATAAACATACCGCGTAGTAAACTGGTGTTTGATCATGATGCAGTTGCAGCATACTACGCTGTAACCCTAGGTGAACCTGGCGTAGCCGTTATAGCTGGTACTGGGGCTATTGCACTGGGCGTGAATGCACGTGGAGAGAGGGCTAGGTCCAGTGGTTGGGGTTGGTTAATTGGGGATGAAGGCAGTGCAGGCTGGATAGCGTTGAAGGCTCTGAATGCAGCCTCAAGGGCATATGACGGTAGGGGTCCCTGGACAAGTCTAGTTAATAGGCTTAAGGATTACTTCAAGGTTAAGGACCTGTTAAGCATACTTGACGTAATGTATGCCGAACCCCCTGAGATTGATAAACTAGCCAAATTAGCCATACTGGTTTCAGAGGAGGCTGAGGGGGGTGATGAGGTTTCGGTAAACATACTTAAGGAGGCTGGGAGAGAATTAGCATTAAATGCGGTAACTGTAGCTAAGAGACTAGGCATGATTAATGAGAGCATTGTGGTTGGGGGAGTAGGTAGCGTGTTTAGTTCAAGGATTGTTAATGAGGAGTTTAGGAAAGTAATCAGTAATAGTTTAGTTAAGGCTAAGGTTAAGGAACCCCTCATAGGTAATTACTCATTATTAGGACCAATAATCATGAGTCTAAGTAGAATCAATAAGAAGATAACTAATACTGATGTAGAGAAGTTACTAAAGGAACTATAA
- a CDS encoding APC family permease, whose amino-acid sequence MAGSSVPKLFAREATGLVRELGFWEQLVLALGIINITGGFVLTMIVAPFAFPGSNMIAVFALGAIPALVIAWVYSILSAAIPRTGGDYVWTGRVLGPEVASILGWMYIFGTAGAVASQAWYITNFTLAQLFFNLGTRLNNATYLKWATMISTAPLGFIVDLIIVILAALAGIFSLRTVSRILKYSIVIFGITFILFLISFIYATPQKFIPAFNAIMSKYGATYSSIMSVIKSNPSIASTSNIAATLLAAIPMGFITYSGFNYGTYLAGETRHPVETFPKALFVSVIITLVGLVLLSALSYWAFGGAFLGGLSYLFNTGKLSALPVEPTPNLFIGFTAPLWLVFLININLIIGFFLVALTYTLTMPRILFAMGFDRVLPEGITKVSEKFHSPYYTIIVYIVINAIYTALIWYWGYMVTWLNTSLGTPIAWAIPGFTALLFPFLRRDLYAKIEPYLPKWMTRRVLGLPAISWGGILLAAVWIADIAFLLIPISTYTYLGTSIPLAVGVAVAIAAGAVIYYEVRRWYLKKKYGIDILTLTFKEVPPE is encoded by the coding sequence ATGGCTGGTTCCAGTGTACCTAAATTATTTGCAAGGGAAGCAACAGGTCTGGTGCGTGAGCTTGGTTTCTGGGAGCAACTTGTCCTTGCTCTTGGTATAATAAACATCACTGGTGGCTTTGTGTTAACAATGATTGTTGCACCATTTGCTTTCCCTGGTTCCAATATGATTGCTGTATTTGCACTTGGCGCAATTCCAGCGCTAGTTATTGCATGGGTTTACTCAATCTTATCAGCAGCAATACCTAGAACTGGAGGTGATTACGTATGGACTGGGCGTGTACTTGGGCCTGAGGTGGCTTCAATATTAGGATGGATGTATATTTTTGGAACCGCAGGTGCTGTAGCATCCCAGGCATGGTATATCACTAATTTCACTCTTGCTCAGCTGTTCTTTAACTTAGGTACTAGGTTAAATAATGCCACTTACTTAAAATGGGCTACAATGATATCAACTGCACCTTTAGGATTCATAGTAGACTTAATTATAGTTATTTTAGCTGCATTAGCCGGGATATTTAGCTTACGTACAGTTAGTAGAATTTTGAAGTATAGCATCGTAATATTCGGTATTACATTTATTTTATTTTTAATATCATTTATTTATGCTACACCACAGAAGTTCATACCAGCATTTAATGCTATAATGTCTAAGTATGGTGCAACCTATAGTTCAATAATGTCAGTAATTAAGAGTAATCCATCCATAGCTTCAACGAGCAATATAGCGGCAACTTTACTTGCTGCAATACCAATGGGGTTTATTACATATTCAGGGTTCAATTATGGCACTTACCTAGCTGGTGAAACAAGGCATCCTGTTGAAACATTTCCAAAGGCATTATTCGTGTCTGTTATAATAACTTTAGTGGGCCTTGTCTTACTTTCAGCCTTATCATACTGGGCATTTGGTGGTGCATTCTTAGGTGGCTTAAGCTACTTGTTTAATACAGGTAAGCTATCTGCACTACCGGTGGAACCAACGCCTAATCTCTTCATAGGCTTTACTGCACCATTATGGCTTGTGTTCTTAATCAATATTAATCTAATAATAGGTTTCTTCTTAGTTGCATTAACATATACCTTAACAATGCCTAGAATACTCTTTGCAATGGGTTTCGATAGAGTATTACCCGAGGGTATTACTAAGGTTTCTGAGAAATTCCATTCACCTTACTATACTATAATAGTATACATAGTTATAAATGCAATTTACACGGCATTAATATGGTATTGGGGCTATATGGTTACGTGGTTAAACACATCACTTGGTACCCCAATCGCATGGGCAATCCCTGGTTTTACTGCGTTATTATTCCCGTTCTTAAGGAGAGATTTATACGCTAAAATTGAACCATACTTACCTAAATGGATGACAAGAAGGGTTCTTGGTTTACCGGCGATATCATGGGGTGGTATATTGTTAGCTGCAGTATGGATCGCCGACATAGCATTTTTATTGATACCAATATCAACATATACGTATTTAGGTACATCAATACCATTAGCCGTAGGAGTAGCTGTTGCTATAGCAGCCGGTGCAGTCATATACTATGAAGTTAGAAGGTGGTATTTGAAGAAGAAGTATGGTATCGATATTCTTACCTTAACATTTAAAGAAGTGCCGCCAGAGTAG